A stretch of Clostridium formicaceticum DNA encodes these proteins:
- a CDS encoding RNA-directed DNA polymerase, giving the protein MDKHVFLLTDTLPNELPLIFSNRRLYAFITSNLSLWKGLEISKDSKDSKEKEYDRFFQYSIPLQFFIAKNENEIRKMSLLHPYAQLQITKFIEIYDEHIVDYFQQNVIYSVRTPISINDIFNNAPDKYKQELKWMLNSSEEDLGSEIEEFVKNYFVLNRFSKITDFYKSYKMKDLEMKYTYLIKLDYQECFNSIYTHSLDWAYLGDRDIAKNYISSKYRFSALLDKVAQTINYNETNGIVIGPEFSRTLAEFILVRIDNLVYQELDKQDIIFRKDYEIVRFIDDIFIFFNDNNVGCTIEKTISKLCLDYKMTINNKKRMYEVKPFLRNQLWISKVKNELNIFFDYFRKDEVSKKRYPYDKFFENVRLVVVEYETHKRYIISYILSAIERKLTLVIEEITKTKEIDIIEYNFSKLLDLLIYILNHYIGTENVIRISRIILMLQRAADMNNLSIDDLLFKKIYNTLKYNLDKFTELHNFIIVLTFNLNHLPEQFIVQCLGKYRDYFSLSVITYYIIKKSSDTINYNCARKIINNIIADTIYEMKNKYNLNSGKASNQSSFDKFDKALLSDFFYIIHDFYSSGILNNQNLDAINKIKRKLSKSKDSRGMELYNIFLGYIDNFDKPFMNWDASYEDITKEVFAKKYKVINVYE; this is encoded by the coding sequence ATGGATAAACATGTTTTTTTACTAACAGATACTTTACCTAATGAACTTCCACTTATTTTTTCTAATAGGAGATTATATGCTTTTATTACTTCGAACCTAAGCCTATGGAAGGGGCTAGAGATTAGTAAAGATAGTAAAGATAGCAAAGAAAAAGAATATGATCGTTTTTTCCAATATTCAATTCCATTACAATTTTTTATAGCTAAGAATGAAAATGAAATTAGAAAGATGAGTTTACTTCATCCATATGCCCAGTTACAGATAACAAAGTTTATTGAAATCTATGATGAGCATATAGTAGATTACTTCCAACAAAATGTTATTTACTCTGTAAGAACACCAATATCGATAAATGATATCTTCAATAACGCCCCTGACAAATATAAGCAAGAACTAAAATGGATGTTAAACTCAAGTGAAGAAGATTTGGGAAGTGAAATAGAAGAATTTGTTAAGAATTATTTCGTCTTAAATAGATTTTCAAAAATAACTGATTTTTATAAATCTTACAAAATGAAAGATTTAGAAATGAAGTATACTTACTTAATAAAACTAGATTATCAAGAATGTTTTAATAGTATATATACGCACTCACTTGACTGGGCTTACTTGGGAGATAGGGATATTGCTAAAAATTATATTTCTAGCAAATATAGGTTTTCTGCACTTCTTGATAAAGTTGCTCAGACAATAAATTATAATGAAACTAACGGTATAGTTATAGGTCCTGAATTTTCAAGAACTTTAGCAGAATTTATACTTGTAAGAATTGATAATTTAGTGTATCAAGAATTAGATAAACAAGACATCATATTTAGAAAGGATTATGAAATAGTTAGATTTATTGATGATATATTTATTTTCTTTAATGATAATAATGTTGGCTGCACTATAGAAAAAACAATTAGCAAATTATGTTTAGACTATAAAATGACTATTAACAACAAAAAAAGAATGTATGAGGTAAAACCCTTCCTAAGGAATCAGCTTTGGATTTCTAAGGTAAAAAATGAATTAAATATATTCTTTGACTATTTTAGAAAAGATGAAGTAAGCAAAAAAAGATATCCTTATGACAAATTTTTTGAAAACGTTAGATTAGTCGTTGTTGAATATGAAACTCATAAAAGGTATATTATCTCATATATATTAAGTGCAATTGAAAGAAAGCTCACTTTAGTGATTGAAGAGATTACAAAGACAAAAGAAATAGATATTATTGAATATAATTTTTCAAAACTTCTTGATCTGCTAATATATATTTTAAACCATTATATTGGTACAGAGAATGTAATAAGAATAAGTAGGATAATTTTAATGTTACAAAGAGCTGCTGATATGAATAATCTTTCTATAGACGATCTATTATTTAAGAAAATTTATAATACATTAAAGTATAATTTAGATAAGTTTACTGAACTACATAATTTTATTATCGTATTAACATTCAATTTAAACCATCTACCTGAACAATTTATTGTACAATGCTTAGGTAAATATAGAGACTACTTTAGCTTATCTGTGATAACATATTATATTATAAAAAAATCTAGTGATACTATTAACTACAATTGTGCTCGGAAAATAATAAATAATATCATAGCAGATACTATTTATGAAATGAAAAACAAATATAACTTAAATAGTGGTAAAGCAAGTAATCAGTCAAGTTTTGATAAATTTGACAAGGCACTATTATCTGACTTTTTTTATATTATTCATGATTTCTACTCCTCCGGAATCCTTAACAATCAAAATCTTGATGCCATTAATAAAATAAAAAGAAAACTTTCTAAATCTAAAGATAGTAGAGGTATGGAGTTATATAATATATTTTTAGGCTATATCGATAACTTTGATAAGCCTTTTATGAACTGGGATGCTAGTTATGAAGATATTACTAAAGAAGTCTTTGCAAAAAAATATAAGGTAATAAATGTTTATGAATAG